Proteins from a single region of Styela clava chromosome 1, kaStyClav1.hap1.2, whole genome shotgun sequence:
- the LOC144425169 gene encoding uncharacterized protein LOC144425169: MSEISVDPGCCDTYCTSFQIWYLRVMRPGDTVQFNQSPKILTFGIAQAGCGVMLIILDLLAIFCQFKELTSPSPSFLGAPGVPVWISLLILLSGFGVIIAYKRKDRFVAAISFGCSALAVLMAISLMAVITMSIAQEVDYYDEKNKSMGIVIGTIMSIFVLAEVVITSSTALLGYLALTSHDDRWFTDRGTQHFQDELVIGSSLSANMTIPISYT; encoded by the exons ATGTCGGAAATATCAGTGGATCCTGGATGTTGCGACACATATTGTACAAGTTTTCAGATATGGTATCTTCGTGTTATGCGACCAGGGGATACAGTGCAATTTAATCAGAGCCCTAAGATTTTGACGTTTGGAATAGCGCAGGCCGGGTGCG gGGTGATGTTGATTATACTTGATTTACTTGCAATCTTCTGCCAATTTAAAGAATTGACTTCTCCATCGCCATCTTTCCTTGGTGCACCCGGTGTTCCTGTTTGGATTTCACTTCTG ATATTGCTAAGCGGTTTCGGCGTTATTATTGCTTACAAACGAAAAGACAGATTTGTG gCTGCTATATCATTTGGATGTTCAGCGCTTGCTGTTTTAATGGCGATATCGCTGATGGCCGTAATCACAATGTCTATCGCACAAGAG GTTGATTATTATGATGAAAAGAACAAATCTATGGGAATAGTTATTGGAACTATCATGAGCATTTTTGTTCTCGCTGAAGTTGTGATAACGTCATCAACTGCGTTGCTTGGATACCTAGCCTTGACCTCACATGACGATCGCTGGTTCACGGATAGG GGCACTCAACATTTCCAAGATGAGCTCGTTATAGGTTCTTCCCTGTCAGCTAACATGACGATACCTATTTCCTACACATAG
- the LOC120348342 gene encoding uncharacterized protein LOC120348342, producing MIFLSCVSILIVCLLFNPTVGKPGYRRENENCALPVFDEVNYNMLPDSWYHILNTNDPLERGVPCYAFKYFKETLDGIFGEFQDISSAEKGTMSINEVIPFRWYQNGTSITRYDTRFELLWLNGAKHNGADEHVLEEIRYAYEHRMSCFTDYEHYFMCLQCGEEGPKHAWVYSRNPHPAAEDILRVHNKLVTIGGGWSAFPLYLSGCHKFSMPETIAY from the exons ATGATCTTCTTAAGCTGTGTCTCCATTTTGATAGTTTGCTTGTTGTTCAATCCGACAGTTGGAAAACCAGGATACCGTCGTGAAAACGAAAATTGCGCGTTGCCCGTTTTTGATGAAGTCAATTATAATATG CTTCCTGATTCTTGGTATCACATACTGAACACCAATGATCCACTTGAACGCGGTGTGCCGTGTTATGCGTTCAAGTATTTCAAAGAAACTCTCGACGGAATTTTTGGAGAATTTCAGGATATTTCATCAGCGGaaaa AGGTACAATGTCAATCAACGAAGTCATACCATTCCGTTGGTATCAAAATGGAACTTCAATCACAAGATACGACACACGTTTTG AATTATTGTGGTTGAATGGGGCAAAACATAACGGAGCAGATGAACATGTTTTGGAAG AGATTCGATACGCTTATGAGCATCGGATGAGTTGCTTCACAGATTATGAGCATTATTTCATGTGCTTGCAGTGTGGTGAAGAAG GTCCAAAGCATGCATGGGTTTACAGTCGTAATCCACATCCCGCTGCAGAAGACATTCTACGAGTTCACAACAAGCTTGTTACTATCGGTGGTGGCTGGAGCGCATTTCCCCTGTACTTATCCGGTTGTCATAAATTCAGCATGCCAGAAACAATCGCTTACTAA
- the LOC144425178 gene encoding uncharacterized protein LOC144425178 gives MSEISVDPGCCDTYCTSFQIWYLRVMRPGDTVQFNQSPKILTFGIAQAGCGVMLIILDLLAIFCQFKELTSPSPSFLGAPGVPVWISLLILLSGFGVIIAYKRKDRFVAAISFGCSALAVLMAISLMAVITMSIAQEVDYYDEKNKSMGIVIGTIMSIFVLAEVVITSSTALLGYLALTSHDDRWFTDRGTQHFQDELVIGSSLSANMTIPISYT, from the exons ATGTCGGAAATATCAGTGGATCCTGGATGTTGCGACACATATTGTACAAGTTTTCAGATATGGTATCTTCGTGTTATGCGACCCGGGGATACAGTGCAATTTAATCAGAGCCCTAAGATTTTGACATTTGGAATAGCGCAGGCCGGGTGCG GGGTGATGTTGATTATACTTGATTTACTTGCAATCTTCTGCCAATTTAAAGAATTGACTTCTCCATCGCCATCTTTCCTTGGTGCACCCGGTGTTCCTGTTTGGATTTCACTTCTG ATATTGCTAAGCGGTTTCGGCGTTATTATTGCTTACAAACGAAAAGACAGATTCGTG gctGCTATATCATTTGGATGTTCAGCGCTTGCTGTTTTAATGGCGATATCGCTGATGGCCGTAATCACAATGTCTATCGCACAAGAG GTTGATTATTATGATGAAAAGAACAAATCTATGGGAATAGTTATTGGAACTATCATGAGCATTTTTGTTCTCGCTGAAGTTGTGATAACGTCATCAACTGCGTTGCTTGGATACCTAGCCTTGACCTCACATGACGATCGCTGGTTCACGGATAGG GGCACTCAACATTTCCAAGATGAGCTCGTTATAGGTTCTTCCCTGTCAGCTAACATGACGATACCTATTTCCTACACATAG
- the LOC144427183 gene encoding uncharacterized protein LOC144427183 encodes MIFLSCVSILIVCLLFNPAVGKPGYRRENENCALPVFDAVNYNMLPDSWYHILNTNDPLERGVPCYAFKYFKETLDGIFGEFQDISSAEKGTMSINEVIPFRWYQNGTSITRYDTRFELLWLNGAKHNGADEHVLEEIRYAYEHRMSCFTDYEHYFMCLQCGEEGPKHAWVYSRNPHPAAEDILRVHNKLVTIGGGWSAFPLYLSGCHKFSMPETIAY; translated from the exons ATGATCTTCTTAAGCTGTGTCTCCATTTTGATAGTTTGCTTGTTGTTCAATCCGGCAGTTGGAAAACCAGGATACCGTCGTGAAAACGAAAATTGCGCGTTGCCCGTTTTTGATGCAGTCAATTATAATATG CTTCCTGATTCTTGGTATCACATACTGAACACCAATGATCCACTTGAACGCGGTGTGCCGTGTTATGCGTTCAAGTATTTCAAAGAAACTCTCGACGGAATTTTTGGAGAATTTCAGGATATTTCATCAGCGGaaaa AGGTACAATGTCAATCAACGAAGTCATACCATTCCGTTGGTATCAAAATGGAACTTCAATCACAAGATACGACACACGTTTTG aaTTATTGTGGTTGAATGGGGCAAAACATAACGGAGCAGATGAACATGTTTTGGAAg AGATTCGATACGCTTATGAGCATCGGATGAGTTGCTTCACAGATTATGAGCATTATTTCATGTGCTTGCAGTGTGGTGAAGAAG GTCCAAAGCATGCATGGGTTTACAGTCGTAATCCACATCCCGCTGCAGAAGACATTCTACGAGTTCACAACAAGCTTGTTACTATCGGTGGTGGCTGGAGCGCATTTCCCCTGTACTTATCCGGTTGTCATAAATTCAGCATGCCAGAAACAATCGCTTACTAA